One region of Quercus lobata isolate SW786 chromosome 2, ValleyOak3.0 Primary Assembly, whole genome shotgun sequence genomic DNA includes:
- the LOC115976994 gene encoding sodium/pyruvate cotransporter BASS2, chloroplastic isoform X1, which translates to MASLSRIVLKDCKLGTYDAVYRPSSSFPARKLQTYLDVRDGFPVAKNGRCCTIRNRPWSPIVALTPPSLIVQTSRNSQVLCKAATNVSGDFPSGAPSRMSPYERVIETLTTLFPVWVILGTIIGIYKPAAVTWLQTDLFTLGLGFLMLSMGLTLTFEDFRRCMRNPWTVGVGFLAQYLIKPMLGFVIALTLKLSAPLATGLILVSCCPGGQASNVATYISKGNVALSVLMTTCSNIGAIIMTPLLTKLLAGQLVPVDAAGLAISTFQVVLVPTIIGVLANEYFPKFTSKIVTVTPLIGVILTTLLCASPIGLVSDVLKTQGAQLVLPVAILHIAAFALGYWISKISFGESTSRTISIECGMQSSALGFLLAQKHFTNPLVAVPSAVSVVCMALGGSGLAVFWRNSPIPVDDKDDFKE; encoded by the exons ATGGCATCGTTGTCTAGAATTGTTCTCAAGGACTGTAAGTTAGGGACATATGACGCTGTGTACAGACCAAGCTCTTCTTTTCCTGCTAGGAAGCTTCAAACTTATCTGg ACGTAAGAGATGGGTTTCCTGTAGCTAAGAATGGAAGATGTTGCACAATCCGGAACAGGCCATGGAGTCCAATAGTTGCTCTTACACCCCCTTCTTTGATCGTTCAGACTTCAAG GAACTCCCAAGTTTTATGCAAGGCTGCAACAAATGTATCTGGGGATTTTCCTAGTGGCGCCCCTAGCAGAATGAGTCCGTATGAGAGAGTAATTGAAACTTTGACAACTCTTTTTCCTGTGTGG GTCATATTGGGCACCATTATTGGCATCTACAAGCCAGCTGCT GTAACATGGTTGCAGACAGACCTTTTTACACTTGGCCTAGGTTTCCTCATGCTTTCAATGGGATTGACATTAACATTCGAGGATTTCAGACGTTGTATGCGGAATCCATGGACT GTGGGTGTAGGATTTCTCGCTCAATACCTGATTAAGCCCATGTTGGGTTTTGTCATTGCATTG ACTCTAAAACTTTCTGCACCTCTTGCAACCGGTCTTATTTTGGTCTCATGCTGCCCAGGAGGTCAGGCATCAAATGTTGCAACATACATATCTAAGGGAAATGTGGCACTTTCAGTTCTCATGACAAC GTGTTCAAATATTGGAGCTATTATTATGACACCACTCCTCACTAAGCTTCTTGCTGGTCAGCTAGTCCCAGTTGATGCTGCG GGTCTGGCAATCAGTACTTTTCAGGTTGTTTTAGTGCCAACAATAATTGGAG TGTTGGCAAATGAATACTTCCCCAAATTCACTTCTAAAATAGTGACAGTGACACCTTTAATTGGAGTTATTCTCACCACCCTTCTTTGTGCCAGCCCT ATCGGGCTAGTTTCAGATGTCTTGAAAACTCAAGGAGCACAACTAGTACTGCCAGTGGCTATCCTCCATATTGCTGCTTTTGCTCTTGGTTATTGgatttcaaaaatatcatttgGTGAATCCACTTCTCGTACTATATCTATAGAATGTGGGATGCAG AGCTCTGCACTTGGGTTTTTGCTTGCCCAGAAGCATTTTACAAACCCCCTTGTTGCTGTCCCTTCTGCTGTTAGCGTTGTTTGCATGGCG CTCGGTGGCAGTGGTCTTGCAGTCTTTTGGAGGAACAGTCCAATACCTGTTGATGACAAGGATGACTTCAAGGAATGA
- the LOC115976994 gene encoding sodium/pyruvate cotransporter BASS2, chloroplastic isoform X2 — protein sequence MTLCTDQALLFLLGSFKLIWILDVRDGFPVAKNGRCCTIRNRPWSPIVALTPPSLIVQTSRNSQVLCKAATNVSGDFPSGAPSRMSPYERVIETLTTLFPVWVILGTIIGIYKPAAVTWLQTDLFTLGLGFLMLSMGLTLTFEDFRRCMRNPWTVGVGFLAQYLIKPMLGFVIALTLKLSAPLATGLILVSCCPGGQASNVATYISKGNVALSVLMTTCSNIGAIIMTPLLTKLLAGQLVPVDAAGLAISTFQVVLVPTIIGVLANEYFPKFTSKIVTVTPLIGVILTTLLCASPIGLVSDVLKTQGAQLVLPVAILHIAAFALGYWISKISFGESTSRTISIECGMQSSALGFLLAQKHFTNPLVAVPSAVSVVCMALGGSGLAVFWRNSPIPVDDKDDFKE from the exons ATGACGCTGTGTACAGACCAAGCTCTTCTTTTCCTGCTAGGAAGCTTCAAACTTATCTGg ATTTTAGACGTAAGAGATGGGTTTCCTGTAGCTAAGAATGGAAGATGTTGCACAATCCGGAACAGGCCATGGAGTCCAATAGTTGCTCTTACACCCCCTTCTTTGATCGTTCAGACTTCAAG GAACTCCCAAGTTTTATGCAAGGCTGCAACAAATGTATCTGGGGATTTTCCTAGTGGCGCCCCTAGCAGAATGAGTCCGTATGAGAGAGTAATTGAAACTTTGACAACTCTTTTTCCTGTGTGG GTCATATTGGGCACCATTATTGGCATCTACAAGCCAGCTGCT GTAACATGGTTGCAGACAGACCTTTTTACACTTGGCCTAGGTTTCCTCATGCTTTCAATGGGATTGACATTAACATTCGAGGATTTCAGACGTTGTATGCGGAATCCATGGACT GTGGGTGTAGGATTTCTCGCTCAATACCTGATTAAGCCCATGTTGGGTTTTGTCATTGCATTG ACTCTAAAACTTTCTGCACCTCTTGCAACCGGTCTTATTTTGGTCTCATGCTGCCCAGGAGGTCAGGCATCAAATGTTGCAACATACATATCTAAGGGAAATGTGGCACTTTCAGTTCTCATGACAAC GTGTTCAAATATTGGAGCTATTATTATGACACCACTCCTCACTAAGCTTCTTGCTGGTCAGCTAGTCCCAGTTGATGCTGCG GGTCTGGCAATCAGTACTTTTCAGGTTGTTTTAGTGCCAACAATAATTGGAG TGTTGGCAAATGAATACTTCCCCAAATTCACTTCTAAAATAGTGACAGTGACACCTTTAATTGGAGTTATTCTCACCACCCTTCTTTGTGCCAGCCCT ATCGGGCTAGTTTCAGATGTCTTGAAAACTCAAGGAGCACAACTAGTACTGCCAGTGGCTATCCTCCATATTGCTGCTTTTGCTCTTGGTTATTGgatttcaaaaatatcatttgGTGAATCCACTTCTCGTACTATATCTATAGAATGTGGGATGCAG AGCTCTGCACTTGGGTTTTTGCTTGCCCAGAAGCATTTTACAAACCCCCTTGTTGCTGTCCCTTCTGCTGTTAGCGTTGTTTGCATGGCG CTCGGTGGCAGTGGTCTTGCAGTCTTTTGGAGGAACAGTCCAATACCTGTTGATGACAAGGATGACTTCAAGGAATGA